The Spirosoma oryzicola region TTCATCCCGAAGGCATCAGCATGGGCGATAAGCTGAATCTGTGGAACTACCGCCGGATCATCAGCAAAGCCAACTTTAAACCAGGAACCTACGCGGGAGACATCACAAACGTCAACTGGCCTCAGAACGATTATTCGTTGGGCAACCTGATCGGAGCCAGCGACAAAGATTTTAAAAAGCACGTCGAGCGGGCGAAACAGCTAAGCCTGTCGCTGCTCTACTGGCTACAAACCGAAGCACCCCGCCCCGATGGTGGGCAGGGGTGGGCTGGCCTGCGACTGCGGGGCGACCTGATGGGTACCGAAGATGGGCTGGCCAAGTACCCGTACATCCGCGAATCCCGGCGGATCAAGGCCGTATTTACGGTCTTGGAAGAGCATGTCGGAGCCGAAAACCGGGCGCTGGTGACGGGTAAACAGTCGGGTAATACAGCCGCTGATTTTCACGATAGCGTCGGGGTTGGCTACTACCATATCGATTTGCACCCGAGCACGGGTGGTAATAACTACATCGATTTCGGGTCGTTGCCGTTCCAGATTCCGCTGGGTGCGCTGTTGCCCAAACGAATGAACAACCTGCTTCCGGCCAACAAAAATATTGGCACCACGCATATCACTAACGGCTGTTACCGACTGCACCCGGTTGAGTGGAGCATCGGCGAAGCGGTCGGGTCGCTGGTCGCGTATTCCCTCGACAAAAAAGTGATGCCGCGTGCCGTTCGGGAGAAAGAAACGCTTCTCAGCGGCTTTCAACAACTGATCCGCTCGCAGGGAATTGAAACGCACTGGCCTAAACCGTAAGGCTCGTTTATTGTCTGAGTTTCGACAGGATTTACGGGATTGACAGGATGAAAAGGATTTATTTTTTCTGGGGTATCCACCGTAACTGATACACAGAAAAAATCCTGTCAATCCTGTGAATCCTGTCGAAAAACGTAATTGAACATGCACAAAATCATTGCTTTGTTTTTATTGGCGTTTACGGCGGCTGCTCAGTCGTCGATTCCGGCGCTTATTCCGGCACCCCAAACGCTCGAACCCGGTACCGGTGCTTTTGCCATTACCGCCCAGACCCGACTGGCTATTCTGACGCCTGCTGCCGACGTGCGCAAAATGGTTATCGACAATCTGCCCGGCATTCCGGCCTCCGACGCGCCCAAACTGACCAAAGCCATTACGGTTCGCGTCGCTCCGGTAACTGGTGTGGGGCCAGAAGGGTACGACCTGCTCGTGACGCCGACCGGTATTACGCTTACCGCGCCGGAACCCGCCGGGATTTTTTACGGTCTGCAAACCATGCGGCAATTGTTGCCCGTCAGTAAATCGTTTCGCGATCAGTCGGTTCCGGCACTGCACATCCGCGACCAGCCCCGGTTTGGCTGGCGGGGACTGATGCTCGATGTGAGCCGCCACTTCTTCGATAAAGTGTTTGTCAAGCGGTTCATTGATCAGATGGCGCAGTATAAATTCAACATTTTTCACTGGCACCTGACCGACGACCAGGGCTGGCGAATCCAGATCAACAGCCTGCCCAAACTCACCGAAGTGGGCGCATGGCGCGTACCCCGAACCGGTCGCTGGTGGGATATTGACAATCCGCAGGCGGGTGAAATACCGTCGTACGGTGGCTTTTATACGCAGGACGACATTCGCGAAATTGTTCGCTATGCGCAGGAACGGCACATCACCATCGTACCGGAAATCGACATGCCGGGGCATATCATGTCGGCCATTGCCGCGTACCCAAATCTAACCTGCGGAAAAAAACAAATTGTCGTGCCTCCCAATGGTAAGTTTTACAAGCTGGAAGACAACACGCTGAACCCCTGCGACGACAGTACGTATCTGTTTATCGACAAGGTGTTTACGGAAATCGCTCAGTTGTTTCCGGGGCCTTACATCCATGTCGGGGGCGATGAAGCGTACAAAGGATTCTGGGAGAAATGCGATGCCTGCAAAACGACAATGGCGGCTAACAATCTAAAGAACGTCGATGAGTTGCAAAGCTATTTCATCAAACGGGTCGAGAAAATCGTGCAATCGAAAGGCAAAAAGCTGATCGGCTGGGACGAAATCCTGGAAGGCGGCTTGGCTCCTGACGCGACGGTGATGAGCTGGCGGGGTATGAAAGGCGGCATCGAAGCGGCCAGGCAGGGGCATCCGGTGATCATGACCCCGTACCAGTTTTGCTACCTCGATCTGTATCAGGGCGAAGCGTCGGCGGAACCCAGCACGTATGGCATCAGTCGGTTAAGCACAGCCTACTCATTTGACCCCATTCCTGACAGTGCAACAGCACCCGGTATCAACGCCAAATTGATTCTGGGGGGCCAGGGAAATCTCTGGGCGGAGAACGTACCGAACGTGCGTCATGCCGAGTACATGGTTTGGCCGCGCGCGTTTGCCTTGTCCGAAGTGCTGTGGTCATCGAAAGCCCAACGAAGCTGGCCCAACTTCGTCAATCGGATGGAAGCACATTTTAAGCGGTTCGATGCGCAGGACGTGAATTATTCCCGCAGCGTTTACAACCCCATCATTACGCTGAAAAAGCACCCGATGGGGATGATGGAAATTATGCTTAGCCACGAGTTGCCCGACACGTATTTGTATTACTCGACGGACAATACCGTTCCCGATGATCATTTTCCGCTCTACACCCAGCCTTTCCTGATGCCGAAAGGTGCTGATCGGGTGAAGGTGGTGGCGTATCGAAACGGTAAACCCATCGGGCGTATGGTTGAACTGACGTTGCCCGACATGGAAAAGCGCGTTCAGTAATCCGAAAATGAGTGTTGTGGTGTCGGCGGGGCCGCCCCTGCGGTTCTCAAATTAGTATTGTCCGAACTGTTGGATTTGCTCCAGTCTGATGTTCTTCTATGGTGGTGTCGGTTTCTCAAAACCGACTCAGATTGCTGACGCGAAGTGTCGGTTTTGAGAAACCGACACCACCATAGAAGGACACCACGTATTTCTTTGAACCTTCCTCTTATGAAACCCCTACCTATCGTTTTGCTGCTGGCTACGTTGTGGTTTTCCTTGACCTCACAACGTTCTGCACCATACCGCGCCAACCAATGGGCGGAAGCGCCGGATAGCAGTCGCTTTACGGCTATGCAGCTTGTGCAGGGACTAGACGAACCGATGGGTATGGGTATTTTGCCCAACAATAACGTCTTGATCATCGAGCGGAAAGGCGCTGTCCGACTGTACGACGCGGAGTTGAAACAGGTCAAAACGATTGCGCATATCAACGTTTTCAGCGGGATTGAAGATGGGTTACTGGGCGTTGCTGTCGATCCAGATTACAGCAAAAACAACTGGATCTATCTGTATTACGGTGTTGGTGGCGATGCGTGGGTAAGCCATCTGGCGCGTTACGAGCTGAAAGGTGATCAGTTGATTCAATCATCAAAGAAAGTTTTGCTGGAAATTCCGACGCAACGAAAATACTGCTGTCATTCGGCGGGTTACCTGACGTTCTCGAACGGGCTGCTGTATCTGTCAACGGGTGATAATACGAACGCCGAAGAAATCGAAGGTCACAATCCCACCGACGAACGGCCCGGTCGTGAACTGTCCGATGATCAGGCATCGACTGCCAACAGTAACGACCTGCGCGGAAAAATTCTGCGGATCAAACCAGAACCGAACGGAACTGGAGATGCGCCCGCTTATACCATTCCCGACGGCAACCTATTTCCCAAAGACGGTTCCAAAGGGCGTCCGGAGATCTATGTGATGGGTTGCCGCAACCCGTTTCGGATGTCGGTCGATCCCAAGAACGGGTTTGTCTACTGGGGCGATGTTGGTCCCGACACGCACGTGCCCGCCGAAGAAGGAACGTTGAGCTACGACGAGATCAATCAGGCGCGTCGGCCCGGTTTTTTTGGTTATCCGTACTTTTTAGGGAACAACGAAGCGTTTCCAAAATACGATTTTGCTACCAAGCAGGAGGGGCCTAAACAGGACCCACAGCATCCCGTCAACAACTCGCCCCACAACACCGGTCTTCGGGAACTTCCCCCGGCCCAACCCGCTCTAATCTGGTACGGCAAACAAGCATCCAGACGTTTCCCGCTGGTCGGTAAAGGCGGGGCCAGCGCGATGGCTGGACCTGTTTATTACCGTGATCAATTTGCCGGAGCTAAGTACCGCTTGCCCGATTACTACGACGGAAAACTTTTGATCTACGATTGGATTCGGCGGTGGATGATGGCGGTTACGCTCGACAAAGAAGGCAATTACGTCAGTATGGAGCCTTTTTTAAGTCATCTGAAACCGGTAGCACCCATGGACATGCAGTTCAATCGCGATGGGTCGCTGTATATTCTGGCGTATGGGACCAACTGGTTTGCCAACAATACCGATGCCGGATTGATCCGGGTGGAGTATTCGGAAGGAAACCGCAATCCTGTTGCCGACATTCGGGTGGATAAGCGGTACGGTGCCGCACCAATGGCTGTCGCCTTGTCGGCGGCTGGCTCGAAAGATTACGATCCAGGTGATCAGCTCACCTATACCTGGCAGATTGGTACCAAAAAATGGACCGGTCAGACCGTGTCAACGAGCTTTGCGAAGCCGGGCGTGTATCCGGTAACGCTGACCGTCACGGATGGACACGGTGGTCAGGGAAGCGCCACCACAACGATCCACGTAGGGAATACGCCCCCGCGCGTGCAGATCAGCACAACCGCTAACCGAAGCTTTTACTGGGACAATACGAAACTTGATTACCGCATCACCATCCGCGACCCGGAAGATAAAACGATCGACCCCGCCCGGACAACGGTTTCGTTTACCTACCTACCCTACGGAAAAGACATTGCCAGCGTTCTGTCGGGCGGGCATACTACAACGGCGCATTGGCAGGGTGAAAAGCTGATTGCCGCATCCGACTGCAAATCCTGTCACGCGATTGAAAAAGCGTCCATTGGTCCCAGCTTCAGGGCTATCTCGGCGCGATATCTACGTAAACCGGAATCGGTCGAACCGCTAGCGCAGAAGATAATTAAGGGCGGGAGTGGCGTTTGGGGCAACTATGCCATGTCTGCTCACCCGGATTTGTCGGCGCAGGATGCCCAGGAAATGGTTCGCTATATCCTAGCCCTGAACGAGCAGCCGAAGCCGTTGCCCCAGCAGGGAACGCTGACCCTAAAGGATCATATGGGTAAAGGAAACGAAGGCGCTTATGTACTATTGGCGAGCTACCAAGACAAAGGCGCTCAGGGTATCGAACCGCTATCATCCCGAGACTACATTGCGCTTCGTAATCCACTCATACAGCTGGAGGATAACGATCGGGGTAACGTGGGTGTCGTGATTGCTACGGCCAGTACCGGTTTTATTTCGTACATCCGTAAGATTTATAACAACAGTTTCGTGGTGTTCAACCAGCTGGATCTGGCGCAGGTTGATCAGATTCGGTTTCGGGTGCAGTCGCAGGGGGCGGGTGGTCGTATCGCGGTGCATCTGGACAGTCTACAAGGGCCGGTTGTGAGCGAAGTGGCGGTGCCCGGCGGTAAAATCAACGATCTGAAAACAGGCTGGACGGACTTGATTGCCCCGGTGAAGCCCACCGTGGGTCTGCACGATCTATATTTCGTGTTCACTAATCCTGATGCGGTTCGGAAAGAACTGTTTCACGTCGATTACCTGTATTTTGAGCCAAAAGCGAATCGTGCCCCGACCAAATAGAGCGGAAGCAGGTAGAGCCGGATCAATGATCAGTCCCGGTGTCAACGCTGTACGATCATTTATCGGGTGAGCAGGTTACCCAGTTGGTGGGCGGTGCGGATCAGATTTTGCCGGGTCTGGCTGAGGGCCGATACCAGGTCAGCAGGACCGTTGCCGATTGCCAGTAGCACGTCGAAAAACTGATCAAGCTTTTCATTTTGGTCCAGCGGAATTTTTCCCGCCAGACCAATTACGGGTAGATTCAACTGCTTTGCTCGGTAAGCGACACCGAAGGGGCCTTTGCCGTGTAAGGTTTGTTCATCGATACTACCCTCGCCGGTAATAACCAGATCGGCAGTGGCTACGGCTTCGTCGAAACGGGTGAAATGGAGGAAAAAATCAATGCCATTGACAAGTTGCGCGTTTATGAACGTGTGAAGCCCGGCGGCAACACCACCGGCGGCACCACCGTGTTTGACAGCCGACATGTCGATACCGGTTTGCTGCAATGCTACCGCTGAGAACGTAGCCAGACCCGCATCGAGTTTTTTCACGCTGTCGGGTGTTGCGCCTTTTTGCGGACCAAAAACAGCCGCTGACCCTTCTGCTCCCAGAAGCTTATTTTCGACATCGCAGAGGACGGTGATAGCACAGGTCAAGATTCGTTGGTCGAGGGTCGAGACATCGATTGTCGTCAGTTCGGTCAGTTGTTCGGGAGCCGTTAGCTCTTCACCTTGAGCATTCAAAAAACGGACGCCCAACGCCCGTAAAATACCGGTACCACCGTCAACGGTAGCCGAACCGCCAATCGCCAGTACCAGGTTTCGGACGCCTTTGTCCAGCGCTGCTATGATCAGTTGTCCAGTGCCAAACGAAGTAGCCTGTAACGGGTTTAGCGCTGACGGTTTGACAAGGTGAATCCCCGACGCATTCGCCATTTCGATAATCGCTGTTTCTCCGTTGTTGACCAAGCCAAAGGACGATTGAATTAGGCGGCCAAACGGGTCGGCTACGTCTACCGAAACGAGCAACCCGTTGTGTTTCCTGATCATTAAATCACCTGTGCCGTCGCCACCATCGCCGACCGGAAAGC contains the following coding sequences:
- a CDS encoding beta-N-acetylhexosaminidase gives rise to the protein MHKIIALFLLAFTAAAQSSIPALIPAPQTLEPGTGAFAITAQTRLAILTPAADVRKMVIDNLPGIPASDAPKLTKAITVRVAPVTGVGPEGYDLLVTPTGITLTAPEPAGIFYGLQTMRQLLPVSKSFRDQSVPALHIRDQPRFGWRGLMLDVSRHFFDKVFVKRFIDQMAQYKFNIFHWHLTDDQGWRIQINSLPKLTEVGAWRVPRTGRWWDIDNPQAGEIPSYGGFYTQDDIREIVRYAQERHITIVPEIDMPGHIMSAIAAYPNLTCGKKQIVVPPNGKFYKLEDNTLNPCDDSTYLFIDKVFTEIAQLFPGPYIHVGGDEAYKGFWEKCDACKTTMAANNLKNVDELQSYFIKRVEKIVQSKGKKLIGWDEILEGGLAPDATVMSWRGMKGGIEAARQGHPVIMTPYQFCYLDLYQGEASAEPSTYGISRLSTAYSFDPIPDSATAPGINAKLILGGQGNLWAENVPNVRHAEYMVWPRAFALSEVLWSSKAQRSWPNFVNRMEAHFKRFDAQDVNYSRSVYNPIITLKKHPMGMMEIMLSHELPDTYLYYSTDNTVPDDHFPLYTQPFLMPKGADRVKVVAYRNGKPIGRMVELTLPDMEKRVQ
- a CDS encoding PQQ-dependent sugar dehydrogenase — encoded protein: MKPLPIVLLLATLWFSLTSQRSAPYRANQWAEAPDSSRFTAMQLVQGLDEPMGMGILPNNNVLIIERKGAVRLYDAELKQVKTIAHINVFSGIEDGLLGVAVDPDYSKNNWIYLYYGVGGDAWVSHLARYELKGDQLIQSSKKVLLEIPTQRKYCCHSAGYLTFSNGLLYLSTGDNTNAEEIEGHNPTDERPGRELSDDQASTANSNDLRGKILRIKPEPNGTGDAPAYTIPDGNLFPKDGSKGRPEIYVMGCRNPFRMSVDPKNGFVYWGDVGPDTHVPAEEGTLSYDEINQARRPGFFGYPYFLGNNEAFPKYDFATKQEGPKQDPQHPVNNSPHNTGLRELPPAQPALIWYGKQASRRFPLVGKGGASAMAGPVYYRDQFAGAKYRLPDYYDGKLLIYDWIRRWMMAVTLDKEGNYVSMEPFLSHLKPVAPMDMQFNRDGSLYILAYGTNWFANNTDAGLIRVEYSEGNRNPVADIRVDKRYGAAPMAVALSAAGSKDYDPGDQLTYTWQIGTKKWTGQTVSTSFAKPGVYPVTLTVTDGHGGQGSATTTIHVGNTPPRVQISTTANRSFYWDNTKLDYRITIRDPEDKTIDPARTTVSFTYLPYGKDIASVLSGGHTTTAHWQGEKLIAASDCKSCHAIEKASIGPSFRAISARYLRKPESVEPLAQKIIKGGSGVWGNYAMSAHPDLSAQDAQEMVRYILALNEQPKPLPQQGTLTLKDHMGKGNEGAYVLLASYQDKGAQGIEPLSSRDYIALRNPLIQLEDNDRGNVGVVIATASTGFISYIRKIYNNSFVVFNQLDLAQVDQIRFRVQSQGAGGRIAVHLDSLQGPVVSEVAVPGGKINDLKTGWTDLIAPVKPTVGLHDLYFVFTNPDAVRKELFHVDYLYFEPKANRAPTK
- a CDS encoding glycerate kinase — its product is MRVLIAPNAFKHSLNATGAALAIKEGLQQSKLDCVCECFPVGDGGDGTGDLMIRKHNGLLVSVDVADPFGRLIQSSFGLVNNGETAIIEMANASGIHLVKPSALNPLQATSFGTGQLIIAALDKGVRNLVLAIGGSATVDGGTGILRALGVRFLNAQGEELTAPEQLTELTTIDVSTLDQRILTCAITVLCDVENKLLGAEGSAAVFGPQKGATPDSVKKLDAGLATFSAVALQQTGIDMSAVKHGGAAGGVAAGLHTFINAQLVNGIDFFLHFTRFDEAVATADLVITGEGSIDEQTLHGKGPFGVAYRAKQLNLPVIGLAGKIPLDQNEKLDQFFDVLLAIGNGPADLVSALSQTRQNLIRTAHQLGNLLTR